GGCCTGGCGCAAGGAACTCAAGGCCTCGGCCGACTCGGTGAACAATTCGCTGATGAACTGCCCATGGCTGCGCTGGCCGCTGATGGCCAGGAGCATCTCCGCCGCCGGGTTCATGTACTCAAGACGCAGGTCGTCGTTGAGCAGGATGGTCGCGGTGGTCAGGTTGTCGAGTAACAAACGGTGCAGTGCATCGCTGATGGTCATCAGGACCTCTTTTGGAGCAAGGCGCGGGCTTGAGGCACACGCTGATACAAGGAAAATGCAAAAACCAAACCAAGGCTCCGAAAAGAAGCGCAAAGGCGCTGAAATAGGGGTTTTAAGCGCGAAACTGTGGCGTTCTGCCAGCCTTGGCGGGAAGTTTCGAACCAAAATGGTGTGAGTCGGTGGGAAGGGTGCAGGCTTGCGCACCAATATAGTGCTTTTTTGTGGGAGGCGTTCAGGAAGCAAGAATTGCATTGAATCGCCAGGAAGGTTGCGGTCAGTGTGGGAGCTGGCTTGCCTGCGATAGCGGCGGCACATTCAAAGCCGCTATCGCAGGCAAGCCAGCTCCCACAGTGTTTGATCGGGTTTGCAGATTTAGCCTTTGAAGATGCACAGCTCGGCCGTGGCGCGGATCATCGCCAACTGCCGTAGCGGGTCATTGAGTGGTTCATGCACCGCTTCGGCCAGCCACTGGGGACACTGCGGGTCGGTACGCTGCGGGGTGAAGTCCGCCAGTTGCTGCAGCAGCCTTTTTTGCAGTTGGTCCAGTTGCGGACGAATCTGCTTCACCAGGTCCGGCCGTGGATCGTCCGGCGCCTTGCCCTGGAACTGCCAGTCGGATAGATGGGTGTACTGCACCAGTTTGTTCGCTTCGATCTGCGCCGAGAAAAACTGCTCGGCGGCGGCGGGGTCCAGTTTGTAGCTCGGTGCCTGGGCAACGACACTGGCGATCACCTCCTGCTCGCGCTTCTTGTCCTCTACGGGCTTGTGGCTGTCCCATTTGCTCAGGGCAACTTGGTCGGCGATCTCCAGGCGCTCGGCGATGCTGTTGAGCAGAGGCTCAAGGGTGGGCGGCGCAGCGCTCGCACTGGCGCTGCAAAATAACAAGGCGAACACAAGTCGATGTTTCAAAGCGGATCTCCTGTGGGAGCTGGCTTGCCTGCGATGCGGGCAACTCGGTACATCAGGTATACCCAGCTGATGCCATCGCAGGCAAGCCAGCTCCCACATTTTTGATTGGGTTTGCAGATTGGGCAGTGTGTCAGTCAGAGGCTACCTTAACTTGCGCGCCTGCCTACAGGTGCGCCAGAATCCGCCGGCTTGTACGGCTGGCTTGTCGTCTCTAAGGTTGCTCGGTCGCTGCTCATCAGCGATCAGGTTTAGTAGCCTGAGGATCAAGTTAAGCGCGTACCGCGCCGCTTTTTATGGCGGCTGTGTGCAGGGCATCTTCGGGTGCGCCGGTTTTTGCTTAACTTCCCCGGTCTACTAACCTGCGCACAGCTGCCACCCAATCGTTTAGTAGCGAGTCGATGGCGGCCTCATTCGAGGAAGTTAAGACATGTTCAAACCAACCCCAAATCCACCCCCCTCCATCTTCACCATCGCCGCCGATATCGATGACGAAGCGCTGATGATCAACAGTTTCGAAACCTTCTCCTCGGTCAGCACCTTGTTGCTGGACCTGTCCGAGGACCTGGACGGCAAGCACCGCGATGTCGCGCTGGCCATTCACCAACTGAGCGCCTTGGGCACGCAGATGGTCAGCCGTATGCTCGACCGCCAAGCGGCCATCTGACAATCCGCAGGCAAAAAAAGACCTCCCGAAGGAGGTCTTTTTGCATCACGCCACGTTAAGCAGCGCTACCGGATCAGCAGCTGTAGTACAGCTCGTATTCCAGTGGGTGTACGAAGGTGCGAACCTTGATTTCTTCTGCGCTCTTGAGCTCGATGTAAGCGTCGATGAAGTCGTCGCTGAACACGCCGCCTTTGGTCAGGAACGCACGGCCCTTGTCCAGCTCTTCCAGGGCTTCTTTCAGGCTGCCGCACACTTGTGGGATCTCTTTGGCCTCTTCAGGCGGCAGGTCGTACAAGTTTTTGTCGGCGGCGTCGCCAGGGTGGATCTTGTTCTGGATACCGTCCAGGCCAGCCATGACCAGGGCCGCGAAGGCCAGGTACGGGTTGGCAGCCGGGTCCGGGAAGCGCGCTTCGATACGGCGCGCGCGCGGGCTGGACACGTAAGGAATACGGATCGAGGCGGAACGGTTGCGTGCCGAGTAGGCCAGCATTACCGGCGCTTCGAAACCCGGGACCAGACGCTTGTAGGAGTTGGTCGACGGGTTGGTGAAGCCGTTCAGGGCCTTACCGTGCTTGATGATGCCGCCGATGAAGTACAGGGCGGTGTCGGACAGGCCGGCATAACCTTCGCCAGCGAAGGTGTTCTTGCCTTCTTTGGCGATGGACAGGTGAACGTGCATCCCCGAACCGTTATCGCCGTACAAAGGCTTAGGCATGAAGGTCGCGGTACGGCCGTAGGCAACGGCAGTGTTGTGTACGCAGTACTTCAGGGTCTGGACTTCGTCAGCCTTGGCGACCAGGGTGTTGAACTTCACACCGATTTCGTTCTGGCCGGCAGTCGCCACTTCGTGGTGATGCACTTCGATGACCAGGCCCATGTCTTCCATGGCGTTGCACATGGAGGTACGGATTTCGTGGTCGTGGTCGAATGGCGGAACCGGGAAGTAGCCGCCCTTGATGCCTGGACGGTGGCCATGGTTGCCGCCTTCCACGTCCTGGTCGGACATCCACGAACCTTGTTCAGAGTAGATCTTGAACATGGAGCCGGAGATATCGGACTTGAATTTCACTTGGTCGAAGATGAAGAACTCAGGCTCAGGGCCTACGAATACGGTGTCGCCGATACCGGTCGACTTCAGGTATTCCTCGGCACGCTTGGCGATCGCACGTGGGTCGCGGTCGTAGCCTTGCATGGTCGACGGTTCGATAACGTCGCAGACCAGGATCAGGGTCGGCTCTTCGGTGAACGGGTCCAGCACGGCAGTGCTGTCGTCCGGCATCAGGATCATGTCGGAAGCTTCGATGCCTTTCCAGCCGGCAATGGAGGAACCGTCGAACATTTTGCCTTCTTCGAAGAACGCATCATCCAGCGCATCGCGAGCCGGCATGGTCACGTGGTGCTGAGTGCCTTTGGTGTCCGTGAAGCGCAGATCAATCCATTTGACGTCATGATCTTTGATGAGTTGAACCGACTTCGACATAGTGTCCTCCGGGTGGCTTCGGGCTGGGTAGTGGAGTTAGCCCTTAGAATGTGGGTGATGCCGGCGCGGATAGTCCGCCATGGCAACCTGCCTCACAAGAGAGCAAATTGCATGCCAGTGCGCCAACATGGGTTTTGTGCTCCAAAAGCGACCCTATAAAGGTGCATTGCGACAAAAGCCAAAAAATAGCGCACCGCAATGTGGCGAGGTTACCTGCAAATGCACTGCTTTAGTGCGCAGCAACTGCTATGCATATTAACTGGTTAAACCTTGAGCGATTTCCGCTATAATCCGCGCCCCCCTTTTTCGGCAGGTCCGGCACGCGCTGTTTCCATGAAATTAATCGTTAAAGTCTTCCCCGAAATCACCATCAAGAGCCGACCGGTACGGATGCGTTTCATCCGTCAGTTGGCCAAGAACATCCGTGCCGTGCTCCGCGATCTGGACCCGGCTGTGGTGGTGAATGGCGTGTGGGACAACCTCGAGCTGGAAACCCGCCTGACCGACGCCAAAGCCTTGAAGGACATGACCGAGCGCCTGAGCTGCATGCCGGGCATCGCGCATTTCCTGCAGGTGGACGAGTACGCGCTGGGCGACTTCGACGACATCACCGAAAAATGCAAATTGCACTTCGGCGACAGCCTGGAAGGCAAGATTTTTTCGGTGCGCTGCAAGCGCGCCGGCAAGCACCCGTTCAGCTCCATGGATGTGGAGAAATACGTTGGCAGCAAGCTGCGTCGCGAGTGCGGCGCCGCCGGAATTTCCTTGAAAGCACCGCAAATTGAAGTGCGCATGGAAATTCGCGACCAACGGTTGTTTGTGATCCACAGCCAGCACAACAGCATCGGCGGCTACCCGCTGGGCGCCTTGGAACAGACGCTGGTCTTGATGTCCGGCGGTTTCGATTCCACGGTCGCGGCCTACCAGATCATGCGGCGCGGCCTGATGAGCCACTTCTGCTTCTTTAACCTGGGCGGGCGTGCACACGAATTGGGCGTGATGGAAGTAGCGCACTTTATCTGGAAGAAGTACGGCAGCTCCCAACGCGTGCTATTTGTAAGCGTACCGTTCGAAGAAGTGCTGGGCGAAATTCTCGGCAAAGTCGATAACAGTCATATGGGCGTGGTATTGAAGCGTATGATGTTGCGCGCCGCTTCCCGGATCGCCGACCAACTGCAGATCGACGCGCTGGTGACCGGTGAAGCGATCTCCCAGGTGTCCAGCCAGACGCTGCCGAACCTGTCGCTGATCGATTGCGTGACCGAGAAGCTGGTGCTGCGCCCGCTTATCGCCAGCCACAAGCAGGACATCATCGACCTGGCAGAAGAAATCGGCACCGCCGACTTTGCCAAGCATATGCCTGAGTACTGCGGGGTCATCTCGGTGAACCCCAAGACCCACGCCAAGCGCAACCGCGTGGAGTATGAAGAACAACAGTTTGACATGGCGATTCTGGAGCGTGCGCTCGAGAACGCCAAGCTGGTCCCGATCGATCGTGTCATCGACGAGCTGGGCCAGGATGTACAGATCGAAGAAGTCAGCGAAGCCCTGGCCGGCCAGATCATCATCGACATCCGCCACCCGGATGCCGCTGAAGATGAGCCGCTGGCAATTCCTGGCATCGACGTACAAACGCTGCCGTTCTATGCATTGAACGCGCGTTTCAAGGAACTGGATGACAGCCGTCAGTACCTGCTGTATTGCGACAAAGGCGTGATGAGTCGCCTGCATGCCCACCATTTGCTCAGTGAGGGGCATGCCAATGTGCGCGTTTATCGACCGAGCTAAGAGCCCGGGGCTGTTTGCCTGTGGCCTGCGTCACCGGCCCCCCGACTCTGCCGTCAAGCTGTAACGGCAAGGCCTGACTCTACTGTTAATCGCTGCCACGACCTGTCAGCACACCGAATCCTCTGATCGAGATACACAAGTGATCGAAAATCTACGTAACATCGCCATCATTGCTCACGTTGACCATGGTAAAACCACCCTGGTAGACAAACTCCTGCGTCAATCCGGCACCCTGGAGCGCAACGAGCTCAACGACGAGCGCGTGATGGACTCCAACGACCAGGAAAAAGAGCGCGGTATTACCATCCTGGCAAAAAACACCGCTATCAACTGGAACGGCTACCACATCAACATCGTGGATACCCCGGGCCACGCCGACTTCGGCGGCGAAGTAGAACGCGTGATGTCGATGGTTGACTCCGTTCTGCTGCTGGTTGACGCTCAAGACGGCCCTATGCCGCAAACCCGTTTCGTGACCAAGAAGGCTTTCGAAGCCGGCCTGCGTCCGATCGTGTGCATCAACAAGGTTGACCGTCCAGGCGCGCGTCCGGACTGGGTTCTGGACCAGATCTTCGACCTGTTCGACAACCTCGGTGCCACTGAAGAGCAGCTCGATTTCCAAGTGATCTACGCCTCGGCCCTGAACGGCATTGCCGGTCTGGAACACACCGCCATGGCCGAAGACATGACCCCGCTGTACCAGGCGATCGTTGACCACGTTCCACCTCCGAAGGTTGACCGTGAAGGCCCGTTCCAGATGCAAATCTCGGCACTGGACTACAACAGCTTCCTGGGTGTTATCGGCGTTGGCCGTATCGCTCGCGGCAGCGTCAAGCCGAACACCCCGGTTGTCGCTATCGGCGCCGACGGCAAGAAGCGTAACGGTCGTATCCTGAAGCTGATGGGTCACCACGGTCTGCACCGTATCGACGTTGAAGAAGCTTTCGCCGGCGACATCGTGTGCGTGAGCGGTATGGACTCGCTGTTCATCTCCGACACCCTGTGCCAGCCGGACACCGTCGAGGCGATGAAGCCTCTGACCGTCGACGAGCCAACCGT
Above is a genomic segment from Pseudomonas azadiae containing:
- a CDS encoding chorismate mutase; protein product: MKHRLVFALLFCSASASAAPPTLEPLLNSIAERLEIADQVALSKWDSHKPVEDKKREQEVIASVVAQAPSYKLDPAAAEQFFSAQIEANKLVQYTHLSDWQFQGKAPDDPRPDLVKQIRPQLDQLQKRLLQQLADFTPQRTDPQCPQWLAEAVHEPLNDPLRQLAMIRATAELCIFKG
- a CDS encoding DUF6124 family protein; amino-acid sequence: MFKPTPNPPPSIFTIAADIDDEALMINSFETFSSVSTLLLDLSEDLDGKHRDVALAIHQLSALGTQMVSRMLDRQAAI
- the glnA gene encoding type I glutamate--ammonia ligase, translating into MSKSVQLIKDHDVKWIDLRFTDTKGTQHHVTMPARDALDDAFFEEGKMFDGSSIAGWKGIEASDMILMPDDSTAVLDPFTEEPTLILVCDVIEPSTMQGYDRDPRAIAKRAEEYLKSTGIGDTVFVGPEPEFFIFDQVKFKSDISGSMFKIYSEQGSWMSDQDVEGGNHGHRPGIKGGYFPVPPFDHDHEIRTSMCNAMEDMGLVIEVHHHEVATAGQNEIGVKFNTLVAKADEVQTLKYCVHNTAVAYGRTATFMPKPLYGDNGSGMHVHLSIAKEGKNTFAGEGYAGLSDTALYFIGGIIKHGKALNGFTNPSTNSYKRLVPGFEAPVMLAYSARNRSASIRIPYVSSPRARRIEARFPDPAANPYLAFAALVMAGLDGIQNKIHPGDAADKNLYDLPPEEAKEIPQVCGSLKEALEELDKGRAFLTKGGVFSDDFIDAYIELKSAEEIKVRTFVHPLEYELYYSC
- the thiI gene encoding tRNA uracil 4-sulfurtransferase ThiI gives rise to the protein MKLIVKVFPEITIKSRPVRMRFIRQLAKNIRAVLRDLDPAVVVNGVWDNLELETRLTDAKALKDMTERLSCMPGIAHFLQVDEYALGDFDDITEKCKLHFGDSLEGKIFSVRCKRAGKHPFSSMDVEKYVGSKLRRECGAAGISLKAPQIEVRMEIRDQRLFVIHSQHNSIGGYPLGALEQTLVLMSGGFDSTVAAYQIMRRGLMSHFCFFNLGGRAHELGVMEVAHFIWKKYGSSQRVLFVSVPFEEVLGEILGKVDNSHMGVVLKRMMLRAASRIADQLQIDALVTGEAISQVSSQTLPNLSLIDCVTEKLVLRPLIASHKQDIIDLAEEIGTADFAKHMPEYCGVISVNPKTHAKRNRVEYEEQQFDMAILERALENAKLVPIDRVIDELGQDVQIEEVSEALAGQIIIDIRHPDAAEDEPLAIPGIDVQTLPFYALNARFKELDDSRQYLLYCDKGVMSRLHAHHLLSEGHANVRVYRPS
- the typA gene encoding translational GTPase TypA, producing MIENLRNIAIIAHVDHGKTTLVDKLLRQSGTLERNELNDERVMDSNDQEKERGITILAKNTAINWNGYHINIVDTPGHADFGGEVERVMSMVDSVLLLVDAQDGPMPQTRFVTKKAFEAGLRPIVCINKVDRPGARPDWVLDQIFDLFDNLGATEEQLDFQVIYASALNGIAGLEHTAMAEDMTPLYQAIVDHVPPPKVDREGPFQMQISALDYNSFLGVIGVGRIARGSVKPNTPVVAIGADGKKRNGRILKLMGHHGLHRIDVEEAFAGDIVCVSGMDSLFISDTLCQPDTVEAMKPLTVDEPTVSMTFQVNDSPFCGKEGKFVTSRNIKERLDKELLYNVALRVEEGDSADKFKVSGRGELHLSVLIETMRREGFEMGVGRPEVIIRQVDGVKQEPFEDVTIDTPEESQGKVMEEMGLRRGDLTNMVPDGKGRVRLEYNIPARGLIGFRNQFLTLTNGAGILTSIFDRYDTMKSGDMSGRQNGVLVSVETGKALTYSLETLQARGKLFVEHGQEIYNGQIVGLNSRDNDMGVNPTKGKKLDNMRASGKDETIALVPPVKFTLEQALEFIQDDELCEVTPKSIRLRKKILDEGERTRAAKKAKN